Genomic window (Notolabrus celidotus isolate fNotCel1 unplaced genomic scaffold, fNotCel1.pri scaffold_150_arrow_ctg1, whole genome shotgun sequence):
tatatattggtctaagaggtccccaaaacatgtctttaaagtttatgctcaaaaaaacactttgaaatcagattctggtctgcctgaaaaaccctcttcttcagctctcatcagaacagtctgttttctctctgaccacgccccctcaggaagtggatgtgcctcggctgtccagcacgttgatctaatgtttacatgttggctgaatatacacggctgctcacagacccgcgttacttcaaccctctgaatctgatccagaatctgatcctgacggagaggcgcctgcagcaggacctttctgaaccattggtcacagatttagtgtttcttgttgttttatttgtcagtatgtagacgtgtgtcttggtacacagctacagctacagctacagctatgaacatgtagctatgtggctatgctagtttatcagcatgtcgacgtgtgtcttggtacacggctaccaacatgtagctatgtggctatgctaactagcgctagcacttatccatgataaataaaactcatccactagatcttcaaatctgcagacgtggggagtcaaagcgacctttgtgtttattaagacagcctacaactagcatgcctccctcctaagctccttgttagcacacatgtgtgcagggaatgaaaaaacggaggaggggttcagtattatttatacagtctatgggctgaacagctccgagctctgacttcctgttacagaccggatattgttgttacgtaacaaaaacactgaagtctgaaacggctggtttcagcacacatttacagaaaggtggagaaatcagaacaggggcagaatggagtcttttcattctcgggggggttgtagacagggacacagatttcaggtaaagaaccattaaaaagtcaattttgcatgatatgtcacctttaagtgacagaaagtgtgtgtgtgtgtgtgtgtgttcaggaaaCTAAAACACAATAACATGATGGAGAAAACATCCGACACGTTCCTTCTTTGGTTTGTCTTCTGTAGATGGTTGAAGTCAGGAACGCAGCCGTCATTTCAGGAGTGAGGGAAACACATTGTTGTGGTTCTCTGAGGGATTAATGAAGTGATTCTGATGAGGTGTAACTCTCGTCCAATCATCAGCAGCTCCTCTTGTCCTCCTTGACTTCCCCGTAGCTCCCTGGACGTCCCCTTCCCGTCGTCCCGCGAAGCCAACATCGCTCTGCGTTCTCTGTCTCCGGACCGAGAGCCGAGGAAAGGAGGCATCAGCAAACAGCTGTCTGTGACCGGCAGCACGCTCTCAGTGTGAGGAGACGTCAGATTCAAACTCCTGCAGCTTTAACGTCTGTGAACACTCGCtgatctttcttcttcttcttcttcttcttcttcttcttcttcttcttcttcttcttcttcttcttcttcttcttcttcttcttcttcttcttcttcttcttcttcttcttcttcttcttcttcttcttcttcttcttcttcttcttcttcttcttcttcttcttcttcttcttcttcttcttcttcttcaggcgGTGGAGCGCAGACGAAGCTCGGATCCTCCGGGTGTCGGTGAACTCGTTCCTGGATCACCTCTCGCTCGTCGTGGAGACCATGGAGATGTTCGGTCCTCCTGTCCCTCAGTGACGCCTGATACGTGACGCAGGACTGATTTCAtgttctcttcctcctctggagCTTCAAGTCCTCGGACAGCGTCTGAAAGACAAACACGCTCAGGGTCGGAGGAGGAAGTCTGAGCAGCTGGCAGCTTTGAAACTGTTCTTTCTGATCACATGAGGGACGTTAGGGAGCTCGGGGTCGGACTGGGTTTATCTTCAAGTGTCCTCCTTGTCTCTGAGAAGAGCTGAAAGAGGAGACTGTTGATTCATCTTCAAGCAGAAACTATAAATACTGTCTCTACAGACTCTCAGGTTCAGGGATTTTGTGTCACCGGTgatgttggtgtccttgtggtCTCCTCTGAGGACCAGACTGAGCTCTAACTGTTAGAATTTGAACTGAGGAAGCTGTTATCAAtatcttttattgatttaatcatAATGACGTCATagtttttgacattttcctcccaaatgtgcttttttaaaagtcagatgTTGCACCAAAGCTGTGACagtttgtccagcagagggcgctgcaTGATAAAGATTCATCCTCCTGTTTGTTTCCCCTCATGTAAACCCAAATaatcatcttcttcttcctcttcctctgaggagaggaaacactcctcacttctgttttcagtgtttacCAATAAACTAAAGATGCTCACCTGTCTGACCTCGTCGTAGACTTTGAGACACCTGAGGGAACCTGACAGACGTAAGGAgagtgagcagagaggaggaaatgaagcTACCCGGTGACTGACAGAGGGATAATGAAACTTCAGACGACAGGAGGAGAAATAATAATCACCTGGTGCTTTAGAGAGACAGAATAATGTCTTCAGAGAGAGTGTGGATGTGTCCTTTAATAAATCAGGTAAATAAGAGTCTGTGAGAGTGAACTCTTCACACTGTGCAGACCTGCAGGATCAAAGATGTGCTTCTTTGTTCATCATCCACTGAATGTTGTTCCATGAAAAGTTCAGCAAACTTACAATATATCAGACACGAGCCAAACAccagtttactgtgtttccacATGAGTGCCTGAGGAGTAATACTCTGATGATGGAGGAACAGTCACAGGAGACTTTGAGCTTCATCCTGAGAGCGCCGGTGCGTTCGAGTTTACCGTCACCGGCTGTTCAAACACGTTAATGGTCTCCCTGAAGTGAAGCAGCTGTAAGTCTCAAAGTTTTCATTGTTGATTATCAAATATTATtctcagactccaaacagagcaggtctagaccgtcctctacaaagacccaacatcaagaccggatcagatccaggactcagtctgatctcatcttaatccaccatgagcagagcactttgcagcatttagcaagttacagtggcaaggacaaacttcctttaacaggcagaaacctccagcaggaccagactcatgttagacacacatctgctgagaccgtgttggagagagggatagagggagatgaagagagagagagagatgatagtggggagacggatagtagtagttgtagcagctggagtctggaccacgtccacagcagcagagatccagaggaacctacgagacaagggagctcagggactccagaaaggtctaagaaaagagagaagagagggagaccagaagaaagaaaaaaaggagaagaaatggggaaggaaaggacgggatgagaaaaggagacataaagaggaagaaacatggaatgaaagaaagaaaaatgagtaaaagagaaggaaagaaggaatgaaaggaaaaataaatgaataaagaaagaaagaaagaagaacaaaagacagaaagaagaaaagaaagaaaggatgaatgacagacccagagaaagaaagaaggaaggaatgaaaaggaaagaaagaaagaatacaaaataagaaagaaagaaaaaggaataaagagaaggaaagaaagatagaaggtaataaagaagcaataaaaggaaagaggaaaagaaggaaagaaagaaaggatgaataacagaccccaaaaaaggaatctccagcagagatccagagaaaccaacgagacaagggagctcagggactccagaaaggtctaagaaaagagagaagagagggagaccagaagaaagaaaaagagcagaagaaatggggaaggaaaggatagaaggaaaggaggggatgagaagaggagacataaaggatgaagaaacatggaaagaaagaaagaaagaaaaatgagtaaaagagaaggaaagaaggaaggaatgaaaaggaaaaatgaatgaagaaagaaaggatgaaagaaagaaagaaagaaagaaagaaagaaagaaagacagaaagaaagaaagaaagaaagaaaggatgaataacagaccccaaaaaaggaatctccagcagagatccagaggaacctacgagacaagggagctcagggactccaggtcggtctatggttagtaactttaatgggacaggaagagttaaagtgagagacaggcagagagaggagagagagggaaagacaggatcccagtgtg
Coding sequences:
- the LOC117808784 gene encoding EKC/KEOPS complex subunit Lage3, whose product is MAAIQAERNHETGKLEFSLDVPFPSSREANIALRSLSPDREPRKGGISKQLSVTGSTLSVRWSADEARILRVSVNSFLDHLSLVVETMEMFGPPVPQ